gagtattttgattttgagacaagaattatgaaacggagcgAGTATTTTGAACGCGGAACATTTCTTCAAGCTAGTACTACATGCTAGACCGGACTTCGTGCACCAGGATGCATGCATACGGAATACGGTTGATCTTAAAATTAAATGAAATCAAAGCGCACACGTacaagtctttttttttttcctttataaaAAAAGTTTAAGAATCACACGACGTGTGTGCTGCCGTATTGGCACCAGGCCGCCAAGTGGATTCAGGATTGAGTTCTCAACCGTTCATGAATCACCCAAACTGCAATCAAGAACTAAAACAATGGGTGAAAAGGACGGATCATTTACCTCCAGAAATAAATCATTGGCCTGCAGTTCAGTTTGGCCAATCGCAGAAGGATCTTTCTGTGTGCAAACTTCTTCGCATTTCATTAAGATGTCCTTTGGCGTTGCCTGCCTCGACTGCATTCGCTACATCATGCATCAGGACGTACCTGCATTTCAATCTGTAAGCTAGGCCTTCAGCAATGACGACAAAGGAAGGATGCTGGCCGGGCAGGTCCAAAAGATTGCCGTCCTGGTTAATTTATCAATCAGTGGGACATAGCCTGGCTCAAAACGAATAGGTTTAGCAACTGTATTTCACCTTTCTTGCAGCTCGAACAGACCATTGTGGTGCTTCTGATGGTCCAATCAAGAAAAGTAACTCACAGCTTTTATTATCTCGAGTAACCCAGATAATATAAAGGATGATCCATTCCCCGAATCTTTTTTTATCATGACCAACCGTATGCAGATTCGGAGACGCCTTCAAGGGGACTCATGGCCAGCCATGAATCCAACTCCTGATGCCACATCCACATCAACAGGGCTGGTTCCTGGCAGGTCCCTTGCCTGAAAATTCATATTGATAGTTCGTATAAATTAATAGCAGGCCTCACCTGCACAAGGTTACAAATAACTTTAAGTATATCAGCTGAGCAGCACATCCAGTGTCTGGCATGTGGGTCAAGGACACACAGAATCCACCGGATGGGCTTATGGCCCCCTAAATGTATCTATCTGTTAAACAATGAATGTACAGAAATGATACAAAACTTAGAAATACCCAAGCCAAAGAAGTTACAACTGGACAAATGCTGAGAAGGAGCAATGCATAAGGCACTGCCCAGATAAGGCTCCACAAGAATAAGCAAGAAGCAACTGCCCCCACTACTCAAGAGTAATACACAAACGTTTTCTTGAACCATCTCATCTTTTGATCAGTTCAACTGAAACTTGCTGGTTGTTTGGACCTGGTAAGCAGTCCGATAGGCAATGCCGGATAAGAAACTCTCTTGCATCTAGTTATATATGAGATGGGTTTGTTTGGAAGGCTATTTTCTTTGACTGGCCTCGTTACTAACCTCAGGAAGGACCGGAGAGGACGCCATTTGGTAGCTGCTAGCTCCTCCATGAACTTGCTCATTGGGTAGACTTCACCCACAAGAAGATCTATCGAAGTTGTTTCTGGATTGAAGTGGCCTTGATTTGCTGCAAAGTCCAGGACGACGTGGTGGAGTAGCGATGCAGTGGGTGTTACTTCTGTTCTTGCTCTTGGCGGGCTTCCAGTCAAGCTTCAGCCAGACGGACTCCGAAGATGGTAAGCCACAATCGTTCATGCTTTTTATCGGGCTATAGTCTTATAGGAAGAAAGTTGCCGTCCGTAAGTTGCCATCTGAGCAGCCGTTTTCCCGAGAACAAGATGAGCATAGGATGAACATAATTTACCACttgcttctgtttttttattagGTAGCCTTAAGAGTTAACTCTTAAACCTTTTGTCATTATTACAATCAATTTGTTATGCTAGATGGTGCAAAACTAAAACTGTAGTAGATCAAATCCATGGTTggtcaaatttatcaaatttgGGAGCTCCTGCTAATGTACGGAGGAATAGGTTCCCATGATAGAAACTGAAACAGTGTTTCTTTCCTGACAGTACAATTGAGAGTTGAAAGAAGCACTCCTTTCTTGGACCAAGACTTCTCTTAAATTCTCTACAATGATACTTGTATCTATCTCCCATACAAATAAGATTAGTGGTTGATATCCATGCCAGGAGTGAGATCGACTATTGGAGTTGTTCTCATAAAAGCGCCCGTCTAATGTTACCTTAATAATTTATACAGTTGCTGCACTGAAAGCATTGATGACAAATTGGCGGAATGAACCACAAAGCTGGACAGGGTCGACCGATCCCTGCACCTCCTGGGATGGAATCTCCTGTTCTAATGGGAGAGTGACAGAAATGTGAGTGCTCAACTTTATCAGCAGTCATcttttacttctttttttaacaatCAAACCGCTGAAACTTGCTATCTGCAGGAGATTGTCAAGCATGAACATGGAAGGCACATTAAGCAACGGCATAGACAAACTCTCTGCTTTGACATATCTGTAAGCCCATGCTTCCTCAGCTAGTCAGTTTTAAAAGAACTGCAGTGTTTTCTCAACAAAACCACGCTGTAACAGATGCGACTCCAGGAACGAGGATCAGCATACAAAATCATCTAGAGATCTAGAACATGATATGCTTTAGACTACTGATATGAACTACATGCAGGGATCTGTCTAACAATCCAAGTATTGGCGGTCCACTTACTCCAAACATCGGAAATCTGAAGCAGCTCACCACTCTGTAAGACCAGTGACCACACAACAACATAAATCCTCTTTGGGGTTTGTGGAGATGacccaaaaaaagagaggaaaagctgacatatcttttcttttagGATTTTGCTCGGATGCAGCTTCACTGGTAACATCCCAGAGGAGATAGGGAACTTAAGACAGCTCACATTTCTGTAAGAATTCCCTGAAATTTGGACGGAAATCCTGAATGAACATTATTCTGTTTATGAGGTGACACAATTCAATTGACATATTACTTTTATACAGGGCCCTAAACTCAAATCAGTTCACTGGTAGAATACCCTCAGCACTTGGCCTTCTCACAGATCTCTTTTGGTTGGACTTGTCGGCCAATCAACTTTCAGGACAAATCCCAGTTTCAACAAGTTCAGCCCCAGGGTTGGATAGACTTGTCAACACCAAGCATTTGTAAGTACTCAGATGTTGTACCAGCTCTACATTAAAAGGAATAACGAATGCCCTGCTGCTTAAATGTACTAATTTCCATATCTGCTTTTCCATCCATCTGAATCAACAGCCATTTTAGCGAGAACCAGTTGACAGGTCCAATGGACCGTCTTTTCAGTGCCAATATGACTCTTGTACATGCGTAAGCACTGTATTGACTTGCACTTGCTAACGTCATCTGTTCTTTCATACCATGTGACTAGTTCTGGTAATCATTTTCAGGATATTTGACAACAACAAATTTACTGGATCAATCCCAGAATCTCTTGGACTTGTCAAAACACTTCAAATTATGTACATACTTGATAACGGTTTTTCTTTGTCTCACTCCCCTTCTGTGCAATTCcttgactctttttttttgctcacACTCAACTTGTTTCAGCCGACTAGATCATAACCAATTCAATGGTCCGGTACCTGATAGTATCGGCAACCTGCCTAACCTGACAGAACTGTAAGTAACGATCATTAAGAAATACTAAATATAATTTCCTCTTACTTGTAAATGATGTTGCAAATATTTCTTTGGTCTACTGCAGGAGCTTAGCAGGCAACCAACTTAACGGAACAGTGCCAAACCTCGCTAATGCAACTAAACTCAATTATGTGTAAGATAGGAAATATATCAACACTTAATTTCAATGATTCTTCTGCTGTGTTAAGATAATCTTTTTCTCTCCGAACAGGGACACAAGCAACAATAATTTTGCAAGCTCACCAGCACCAAGATGGTTGTCAGCGTTAACGTCCCTGAACACCATGTGAGTTGCATGAGGATTAACAAAGTGAACACCAAATGGATTTAGCAAGGGAAAAACTATCTCAGACATGAATACAACCCTCTGATCTGTGCACACTTTCACCCTACATTTATTGCAACATGCGCTGCACGGATCCTGAGGCTGTATCTATGACACGATATAGCATATGTTTGAATCCGTGGCTAAAATCTATCCTATCAGTTTTTTGGCCatttttcatctttttttttgacatgcTAATTAATGGCTCTTTTGTCCACTCTAGTTCACTTTTCTTGCCAATATTGGTCAACTCATGGATAAGCAAAACCTTGAGCAAAATCTTATCTAGGAAAATATTTGATCCGGCAAGCTTGGGCTCAGACCAAACATACCCATAGTATTTGCACAAACCCTTGAGTGCAGAAAATCCACTCTCTTAAGTTATATTAATGAATGTTGTTGCTCTGGTTGGATAATTTACAGATTTATGGACAATGATCATCTTACTGGGACAATACCTAGTGCTCTTTTCAGCCTCCCACAGATGCAGCAAATGTAATTTCCTCAAGACTCCCTACAACTTTCTCCAATACCATATCTGGCTGACAGTTTAACTCCAGTAATGTTCTGTAGATTGTGAGAAATAATTGTGTTACTCAAGAACTCATGCCCTACATTCACATTTGTATTGTTTTAGTTACAGATAGACCCTTATATGACTTCTAGTTACACTCTAATATACCAACGGTCTATATGCTTTCTGATGTGATTTAACCTTGTATTGTAATGCAGATCACTAGCTAAGAATGCTTTCAGTgggtcacttaatatgggtgGTAACATCAGTTCACAACTGCGGGTTGTTAATTTGACAAATAACCAAATCGTTGAAGCTGATGTTAAACCAAGCTACACTGGCAGCCTAATGTAAGTATCACACCTTATGGTGTCTACCTTGTACAACTAAGAGGCATGTATCTCACCCATCTTTTCTGCTCTCGTCCAGACTAACAGGGAATCTTATATGCTTAGGCAATATCAGTTTCTGCACACTCAAGCAAAAGAAGCAAGTGTCATACTCTACTAGCCCAGGCCCATGTGGTGCCATTGCATGCCCCAATGATCAGTTTGCAAATCCAGATACTTCACAGAACTGTGCTTGCACTAACCCCTTCCAGGGTTTGATGATCTTCCGAGCACCTTTCTTCTCTGACATGACAAACCCTGGGATATTCCAACAATTGGAGTTGACACTTGCGCAGAACCTTGGACTAGCTCCAAGATTAATTGCGCTTTCTGATGTTGAGTTCAGTCCAGGAGCTCCTCTAGTATTCACATTGAAGTTTTTCCCAGTGAGTGGAATGAGCTTCAATCGCTCAGAAGTTATAAGAATCAGTTCTGCTTTGGTCAACCAAATTTACAAAGCTCCACAAGAATTTGGACCATATAGCTTCATCGCAAGCAAATACTTTACAAGTATGCACACTGTGTTTGTATTCTCTTATATTTGATGTATCTCCAAATCTTACATAACTTGTTCATTTCAGGCCCAAGCGATAAGAAGTCCAAAATGCACATAGGTGTAATAGTCGGAATATCAGTTGCTGGTTTTGTCCTTATTGCTGGCCTTGTTCTGGTAGCAATGTATGCTCTCCGGCAGAAGAAACTAGCCAAGGAAGCCGTAGAGCGAACTTCTAATCCATTTGGTAATTGTTTATTTCGTCACTGGAAGTTCATCTAACGGAAGATGTGTTACATCCATACATTTATATCCAATTTGAACTGGTTTGCTAGTTAGTTTTCTACAGAcgcaaacatgattttttccGAGAAAGATAAACATAACCATTTTAAAAGTGTCACAACATGTTTGCTTATTTGATCTTGTCAATGCTTTGATACCACAGCATCATGGGGAGCAGGCGGTCAAGATAACGGAGACGTGCCACAACTGAAAGGAGCAAGATATTTTCTATTTGAGGAACTGAAAAAATGCACCAATAATTTCTCAGAAACCCACGAGATAGGATCTGGAGGATATGGAAAGGTAACTAATTTCCCTGATCACATATTTAGATATAAGCAAGGGTTTACAGAGGCATCTAATGACCTATCTATATGTTAAAAGGTTTACAAAGGAACACTAGCAAATGGGCAAATGGCTGCAATAAAACGTGCACAGCAAGGATCCATGCAAGGTGCAGCTGAGTTCAAGAATGAGATTGAACTACTGTCAAGGGTTCATCACAAGAACCTAGTGAGTCTAGTAGGTTTCTGCTACGAACAAGGGGAGCAGATGTTGGTTTACGAGTATATTCCCAATGGGACACTAAGAGAGAACCTTATGGGTATACTCTTTGTTATCAGTACCATCAACTTTTTATGTAATTATTACATGCTTGTAAACAAGTAAATAGGGCCTAACCATAGCTTTACTGCAGGTAAAGGAGGGATACACTTGGATTGGATGAAGCGACTTCGGATCGCCATTGGGTCTGCTAAAGGTCTAGCATACCTCCATGAGCTTGCGAATCCACCTATTATCCACAGAGATATAAAATCAACAAATATACTTTTGGATGAAAGCCTAACAGCAAAGGTAGCTGATTTTGGTCTTTCAAAGCTAGTATCTGACACACAAAAGGGCCATGTTTCTACCCAAGTGAAGGGAACACTGGTAAGTAATTCTGGGAATTAGAAGTGCAAAGTATTTATTGGGAAAAAGAATATTTGTTCTGATTCATCTTCTATATTGAATAACTAGGGTTATTTGGATCCTGAGTACTACATGACTCAACAACTCTCTGAGAAGAGTGACGTCTATAGCTTTGGAGTTGTCATGCTAGAACTAATAACTTCCAGGCAGCCCATAGAGAAAGGTAAGTACATTGTGCGTGAGATCAGAACCGCAGTTGACCAGTACGATCAAGAGTACTATGGCTTGACAAGCCTAATTGATCCGGCAATCAAGGATTCGGCAAAATTATTTGGCTTCAGGAGATTCGTGCAGTTGGCTATGGAATGTGTAGAAGAGTCCGGTGCTGACCGCCCTGCAATGAATGATGTGGTGAAGGAACTTGAGATCATTATACAGAATGAAGGGCCAGAGTTGTTAAACTCAGCATCTCTATCAACTGAGCATTTTGGAGGTAGAGATCCTCAAGAGGAACATTTGCCTATGAAAGAtgatagcagcagcagcagtgctTTCGATTACAACAGTGTATATTCCTAATCAGTTGAACCAAAATAGGTACTATGTATTGATTGGTTCTTTCTTGTCTCTACTCATTGTTTTTGGTGCATGGTCGAAGTGAGTAGGACACAAGACATGTATTATACaatatcattttctttctgttgatAAAACCAAGGTCTGAATATTTTATAAGCAGGCACTTGAAAATTACATCCTTAAGATGTAACAGCCGAGAATTATCTTTTGATATTATCATTCAtgacctttttcttttctgttgaTAACCTAAAGCTGCAATGAATGTGCAAAACGAAGAAATTTTGTCCATCTCCAGCACACATTTCCAATCAATCAGTAAGCCAAAAGAAACAACATTCTTTGCTGTTTTGAATTATTTTCATCTGATTACCAACTTAAGTAGCTATCGGATGCAATCTCAATAGATATTCTCTAAATGACCCTACATCAATATGACACCATCCTTTCACAAAGTATAGTTAACAATTAATGGACGCTTTCTGAGAAAACTAACGGCCTGTGATTGATGAATAACTTCCACAAAATACAGTAAATAATTAACCGTAGCCAAGAGCCCAAGACCTAGTCCATACTTATATCCCACTTGCAGCCATTTGATGATATGACATATAGAGGTCATGCATGCTAAATAGTAATAACAGAGAATTTTACCCCTCAATAAATTTACCTTGCACAGTATTTCTCTAACACAAATTACCTTGCACAAAGAATGGAAGAACAAACCAATAACTTTGTCATTATCAGAGCTTTCCAAATCACTGGTATTGTTATTTCAGTCGCCACGAACATATGCTGTACCAGAGAAAAGTAATGCTATTAATTACtcaacaaaaaattatatatgtgtaaGATAACAAGATATCATTTCAACCAAGAAAAGCCAACCAACAGttgtctcaactctcaagcatGGCCGGACTTCATAGTTTAAAGGAAAACGGTTTTGGATGCTGGGCCTGCCACCCACAGCCCGTCTAGAAAAGGTTAGGAAATAACACCCAATGGAAGAGTCAGTAATCCCTATGCAACTTGGTTGTTTTACATGCCTTTCCATTGCCTCGACTATTTCTTCATGTTGGCAACAAAATCTGCAGCTGGTCCAGATATAATACAGAATATGTAAccaagtgcacattcggtTGACCTATTCCTACTAAGAAAATGTTCTTTTAAAGAGCAAGGCTTCGGTGTTCATCTTAGGAGgctcctccctttcttgattttgtttgAGGGCTGCTTGCGTTACTAAAGTACCAGAGGCTTTCACGGCTGACACCGCCACCTTAGATGTTTCTTGACAAAAAAGAAGCTTTCACAACCATCTTTGCAGTTTGCTGCCGCTCTGTGTTTTTCTGAATTGTCATCTACCATAAGCTCTCAGAAGTCAGAATGAAGGCACTGTGGAAGGTTCTGCTGCTCTTCATGTTGTTGGCAAGCATTCCTGTGCGATACTGTCAGACAGATTCTCAAGATGGTAATTATGATAAACCTAATTTCTTTCTTAGACTATTTTTCTTGGAAAGATGTAGATTGAGCATGTTGAAGGTGACAACAAGCCGCACACAAATGTCTAGATCAAATATCTTTTATCTGGCATAAATGTATAAAAAAGAAATCGCCTATTTCAGAAAAGGTTCAGTGATGCTTTATCTTCAAGTGCATAATGGAAAAGTACtactccggccggaattacttgtcactgattgagtacaattttgtactaaatctgcgacaagtaattctggccggagggagtatcataaTCTCCAAGTTCACAATTTTCCTTATTTTATCTGGAAAGTAGCACAATacagaaaaaatgaaaataaaagaaaatacagtTCAAGTCAGTGATCTGTAAATTGCCTGAATAATAACATGGACACAAATTGTCAGTGGCTGCACTCCAGTCTCTTGTCAGTGGATGGCAGGACTTACCAGCAAGCTGGAAAGCATCAACTGATCCCTGTGGTACTAGTACACAATGGGATGGGGTTACGTGCGACAAAGGCCGGGTGACATCACTGTGAGTATTAACTAATGATGTTTTAGTTTCCATCTATCATCCAGTTAACTTTGACATCCATCTTTCCAGGAGGCTTTCAAGCATTAACATTCAAGGCACATTAAGCAACAGTATAGGTCAACTCAGTGAGCTTGTTTACCTGTGAGTTATGTACCCATAAAATCGATTGAATTTATGAATCATCATTAGTAAGAGTACATTTTGTGCTTCAAATGTTAAAGCATACCAAAAGATTCTGCACAGACTTTGACTTCTTACGAGAAACAATAACATGGATTCTTTGTTTCCAATTTCCATATTGCAACATTACCAACTTAAATGTTTTAACAAGGTCTCGTAACAAAACCAGGTGTTACATATATAGCAAGtttagaaaaaagaacagGCTAATTTACCTCGATAAAGTATAATATACTGCTTTGCTCATATATGTTAGGGTGCTTGGTGCTTGCAGGGACCTCTCCTTCAATACTGGTCTTGGCGGTCCACTGCCAGCTGCAATCGGGGAACTGAGCCAGCTTACGACACTGTATGCCTACATTATCCTTAGTGCACATCCTTGACTTGCATATTTTACAACAGCAGTCACTGACCTACCTACTGTACTATGCTTCTCAGAATCCTGATTGGCTGCAGCTTCACAGGGGGCATCCAAGACTTAGGGAACCTAGTGCAGCTCTCGTTCTTGTAAGGACTATTAGAAACAGTCAAACAGATGAAACCTTAATCGTTGTTTGGCATTCTTGTTTGAGCTCCGCTGCTAGTTTGTTGTGCTAATGAAATGAAGATGCCCTCTCTGTAGGGCGCTGAATTCAAACAACTTTACAGGAACAATTCCTGCGTCCATTGGCCTACTCTCGAATCTATTTTGGCTAGACTTGGCAGATAACCAGTTTTCTGGACCTATTCCAGTTTCCTCAGGTGGTTCTCCAGGACTTAACCTACTGACACATACCAAACATTTGTAAGTTCCACTAACATTTCTCTTTCAGCCCAGGTCAAGGATTGCATGATCAATATAAGTATTTTAACTCGCTTCATTTCCATACCCCAACTGATTCTTCTTTCCAATCAATAAACAGCCatttcaacaagaatcagTTAACTGGTAATCTAACTGGCCTCTTCAACTCAAGCATGAGCCTTGAACACATGTAAGAAAGTACTGATTTCATTTTTAGCAGCATTGCACATGCTATACTGATTACTCTGTTCATCTTCATCAGATTATTTGACAACAATCAATTGTCTGGTCCTATCCCTCCTGAGCTTGGTGGCATCACAACGCTCCAAATTCTGTAAGTATTATGGGCAATGCCTTTATTCCAACATATTCTAGTTGCTATTTTTGACCTCCTTTGCATCTTCTGTAGCCGATTAGACAAGAACAGTTTTACAGGACAAGTTCCAACCAACATCAGCAACCTAGTCAACCTAACTGGCCTGTAAGTGGTGTACGCTGT
The Brachypodium distachyon strain Bd21 chromosome 2, Brachypodium_distachyon_v3.0, whole genome shotgun sequence genome window above contains:
- the LOC100833995 gene encoding probable leucine-rich repeat receptor-like protein kinase At5g49770, giving the protein MQWVLLLFLLLAGFQSSFSQTDSEDVAALKALMTNWRNEPQSWTGSTDPCTSWDGISCSNGRVTEMRLSSMNMEGTLSNGIDKLSALTYLDLSNNPSIGGPLTPNIGNLKQLTTLILLGCSFTGNIPEEIGNLRQLTFLALNSNQFTGRIPSALGLLTDLFWLDLSANQLSGQIPVSTSSAPGLDRLVNTKHFHFSENQLTGPMDRLFSANMTLVHAIFDNNKFTGSIPESLGLVKTLQIIRLDHNQFNGPVPDSIGNLPNLTELSLAGNQLNGTVPNLANATKLNYVDTSNNNFASSPAPRWLSALTSLNTIFMDNDHLTGTIPSALFSLPQMQQISLAKNAFSGSLNMGGNISSQLRVVNLTNNQIVEADVKPSYTGSLILTGNLICLGNISFCTLKQKKQVSYSTSPGPCGAIACPNDQFANPDTSQNCACTNPFQGLMIFRAPFFSDMTNPGIFQQLELTLAQNLGLAPRLIALSDVEFSPGAPLVFTLKFFPVSGMSFNRSEVIRISSALVNQIYKAPQEFGPYSFIASKYFTSPSDKKSKMHIGVIVGISVAGFVLIAGLVLVAMYALRQKKLAKEAVERTSNPFASWGAGGQDNGDVPQLKGARYFLFEELKKCTNNFSETHEIGSGGYGKVYKGTLANGQMAAIKRAQQGSMQGAAEFKNEIELLSRVHHKNLVSLVGFCYEQGEQMLVYEYIPNGTLRENLMGKGGIHLDWMKRLRIAIGSAKGLAYLHELANPPIIHRDIKSTNILLDESLTAKVADFGLSKLVSDTQKGHVSTQVKGTLGYLDPEYYMTQQLSEKSDVYSFGVVMLELITSRQPIEKGKYIVREIRTAVDQYDQEYYGLTSLIDPAIKDSAKLFGFRRFVQLAMECVEESGADRPAMNDVVKELEIIIQNEGPELLNSASLSTEHFGGRDPQEEHLPMKDDSSSSSAFDYNSVYS